The DNA sequence CCTCTGATAGCTTTGTAAACACAAGTATAGAAAAATCAGCAGAGTTTTCATATGAAGAACTGGCCCATGCCACAAGTAACTTCAATTTGGCTAACAAAATTGGTCAAGGTGGTTTTGGAGAAATCTATTATGCAGAGCTGAATGGCAAGGTTTGTAATCTCTATGTTGTTAGATTTGATTACAAGATTTTTCAGAAAggttacatattttttttatagttgtaTATACTATAAATATGTTAGAATTAGGATAGATTGGCAGTTGTTTTACTTTCCATCTTTTCTAATTCCACTGAAGTTCTCTCTAAAACACAGAAAGCTGCAAAAAAGATGGACATGAAAGCATCAAAAGAATTTCTCGCAGAACTGTGATCAATGGTGGTGCTGAAATCAAGGGACTTGTAGCTTTGGTGAATTTTGATACCCTACTATGCATTACTTCTTTTTTGTGTGAAAGCTGATAACATCAGAGGGCCTAGTGGCTTTACACAAGTAATTCAGATTATATTTATGTTccttcttttctaatttttctggtgatttttgtGGCAGTTTCATCAAGTTTTTTATCAACCAGATCCTAAAGGTCTTAAAGAACTGGTGGATCCTAGGCTTGGAGATAATTTAGGGATGGCAAAATTCCCCGAGACGCGGGGATCCCTGCGGGGACTGCCCCGAATAGGGATCCGATTGTGGGGAATTTTTCCCGTGGAAATggggatgggggacaaaattTTCCCGAAGCAggcgcggggacccgagcggggatccccgccccgtccctgctattccccgaaatttacgaattccttgaattatccttaatagtttatttctcatatatgttttttagtcatttctcacacacacacacatatatatatatatatatatatatatatatatatatatatatatatatatatatacagaaacccaaaactcctaatctttatttgcataacccttcttcaattcagagattCCTAAGgctgtccatactccatccaacctctctgcagccaccccctcgtcacccttctcaccgcatcgtcacacctcaccatgccatcacccttaccgcgtcgtaatttctatttgcggcgttccttttcgtaactctgccgtcgtgtccattctcctctctaTTGTCGCATCTCCCACCtcgtccactgctttttcttttgGCTCGTCGTTGCGTCCTCCCATTGCGTTATTTCAAAAGAAGTCATCATCGtgtcatttagactttttgtataaaatcttgtagtttttgtataagatagatacttgcagctctattcatatggaaattaataattagttagaactattatgtAGATGGGAAATGGGGTCTCCACAGGAAATGAGGCCCTGTGGGAATGGGAATGGGGAGCAATATTCCCCACGGGGGGAAATGGGGCGGAGATGGGGAACAAATTTgagggcggggatggggagcagggaggcatcccccgcccccgccctgccccattgacatccctaagaTAATTACTCAATTGATTCAATTTTCAAGGTATTATCTACTAGTTATATATTACTCTATATATTACTCTCAGAGATCGGAATAGCACAGGCCTGCCTCACAATCCACAAATACTAAAAGCTTATCCAATTTATTTGAATTGAAGAGCACAGGCCTGCCTCACAATCCACAAATACTAAAAGCTTATCCAATTTATTTGAATTGAAGCTGATGTTTTCTCTTTCATTAGCTGATCTGTTTACACTATACATTCCTCATGAATAAAAGATTAGAATCTTTCTCTTGCTTCAAAGTGTTAGCTAGTTTTTAACCCACTCCAACAGACATGACAATAACACGTAGGCAGTGGCATTAATTTAATTGAGGATACTAACCATAAACCCCATGCAAGAAGATATTTATTCAATGGAATGCACAATGCTAAATTGCTAATCAACCATAAATGTTTATAGCATCCAGTCATACATATCACAAGTTGATCAAATTCTATGAATATTGAAAGTCTAAGGCCTCTTTCTTCTTTGGTGTAGTCTATAATAAGGTTTTTACTAGTCTCCAAAACAGAATAAAACTAAAGCAGAATACTCTTACAAAGTGAAGAAggggataaaaaaaaaaacactagaaacaccaaattaaaaaaaaaagttacagaGAGATTAAGACCAAGATACAAATGCCTAATGAGCAGTGTGGGTTGAGGCTGTTTTCTTAAAATCAATCTTGTCAACCTTAACCTCTCCGTCGATAAGTTCATATACATATACCACAACACGCAGGCCATCGATGTCCATGAGGACAAAACTCGGATTCACATCATAAGTGATGCTGCTATAAGCACCTGTTGCGGAACCAGGATTTATAACCACACCACCTTCGTGTTTGTATGCGGTAAACTGATGGGTATGACCTGTGACAAGGATGTCTACATCTAGCTGCCTCTGTAGCATTGCAAGTGAGTCTAGGTCTCCCCAGGGAATAACCTTCATAACCATTAAGATCAAACAATCATCATGTAGTTATAaataatatgcaacaaatttaTAATGAGATATACCATCCAACACATATTAGGAAAGCCGACAATGTACTCGAGCAGTGTAAAGTGACACTTGCAGAATGAGATTATTTGACATAGATTGACAAAAAGCATCACTAAAAATACTCCCCCAAAACCCTTTTCTTCTTGGCTTAATAAGTACATATTTGATCATGGAATATCATAGTGGAGTAACCACTTATGGCAAAGATAATCCTAAACTGATTACTTGCCAAAGCCCAAATATATCTAGAAATGAAGTTGGAGGGAATAGCAGAAAATTGTTTAAGGAAAATCAGACCTGATGACCATGGCAAAGTCCCAGCTTAAACTGACCAATGGTTAGTGTTTTGGTCTCTGGATATCTTGTATCTTCGTCATACTCGCCACGTGTTATATGCAAGTCTGGACAAAGAGTCTTCaagtagtcatgaacttcctgaACACAATTGACATCTAAGTTAGCTTAAAAGTTAAAAGAAACTCAGACATGGACATGACATCGGATTAAGCGACATATATCTTGATGAAAAACTGGAATTCTCAATAATATGCGTATATACAACAACTAGGCTTGTCCCACTAGGGTCAGCAACATAGATAAAGTGCCACCTTATTGCTCTACCAACATCATAGCCATTTTTAATAAGTTGCTTCATGGTTTCTAGTAAGTCTACTTCTAGCCATAGGACTACCGTCCCTAAATTGGAGTCTCTACAAGCCTTTTCCAAACAAGTCCTTACCACTTTAAACAAGATTCTACCATCTTCTCTGTGATAGGTTACACTCTAACTTTCTAATGCCTTCCTTTCTAATCCTATCAAGTATAATGTGTCCAATCATCCAACCGAGCATCCTCGTCTCTACAACATTGTCTGTTTAATAGCAATACAGTAAAATTTACCCTCAAAATTTAGTGGTACTTTTTAATCCCAGATACATGTGTGTCACACACAGATATACCATGAGAATTAGGTCCCACAACCTACTTGACATTTCAAGCCCCTTGTACAGAAGTTAACAGAATATATATCAAGGACAGGTTGAATTGCAAAGCTAGATCCATTAACAGAACATACCATGTTATGATAACATTAGGATGAAAAGGGGGATACAGAGAATAAGAAACCTCTCAACTTGGTCATTGGAAGTGAAGAATAATAATGCATACTCCTCCTCACCATTACTAAGTGGCAACCAAAGACAGTCCTTAGAGGTGGCCATGAATTCCAAAATTTACAATTAATTTGAAAGCACCAATTTTGTACCCAAATGCACTCAAACAACAACATTatgcaaaaaaagaaaaacaaggtaAAATAAAGGATATCAGCAACGATTGAAACAAATTAGCTTAAGATCAGTAATAACTGAATTggatagaaagagaaagagagaccTTAATACAAAGGTTTCCTGTACAAATGATGTGTTGGATCTTGCCAGGAACAAGCATGGATTTGAACTTAGCAGGGAGATCAGGAGCCCTATGTGGTATGTGTAAATCCCCAAGAGCCAACACCAGCACCATCCTCAACGATCGATCACAGATTCagattattgattattgattattgattcaAGCACCTGCACGCAAACATCACATTATCGAACATGCAAGAAAGAAGATACGAATtagattatttgatttgatttgagtgtGCGAAAGAGACAGAGTAGCGAACCTGAGTGGCTGTGGAATCAGACGCCGCCGTCGGGATTGAGCCGGTGGGAATGGTGGCAGCAGCGAAGGAAACAACACGCAGATGCAAGGGAACCGACGAATCAAAACAAGAAACTCAAATTGGAATGACGAAGACCCTCCACCTCCTGCTCCTAACGAAAAAAcactaacatttttttttaatcttcagAATCATTAtcgattaaataataattaattaatatgagtAAGTCAATTAataacaatttttataaaaaataaaataatgaaaatgaaaaatattttagaaacaaaaaagaagagtgATATTATTAACTTTAGGAATAGAAAAATATTCTCCTAAATCAAAtcagatttaataaaaaaaacgaaGAACAGTTCACTGACCTTCGATCTGAGCAGTCCGGGTAGAGTATGACTGAGAGCGATTGAGCGCGACGGTGACCAGACAACGGCGAGCAGGACGGTGACCAGACGACGGCGACAAGACGAAGAACAGACGACGAGCACACGAGCAGAGGGGTTGGAGACTCGAGCACGAACACCAGACGAGGACGGAAGCTTTTGAGCGCGACAGACGGCGACGGAAGCGCGGCTAAGCAGACGAGGACGACAGACGCCGAGCTGACCTCGAGGAAGAAGCTGCGATCGGCGAGAGCGAACAGGGGTCGGAGACTTGGAACACGCCGACAGGACGAAGGGGGAAGCTCCTGAGTGCGACGGACGGAGGAAGTGTCCCACTCCTTGCGGCGGCGGTGGTGGAGGCTAACTAGAGTTTATTTTAGTGATGACAAGGTTCTGATTTCTAAAAGAGTGAATTTTCAATTCTGAAggaaagagaaggagaaagggGCTGGTGGGACATAAATGTGATAAAACGGTGTCGTTAGGTTAAACCAGTCAGGTTTCGATTCAGCCTGACCGGCCGGTTTCTTTCCGATTCAGCGGTTCTCATACGGTGTTTACTGTTTAGTGTTTAGAATGAGTTTTTCTTAATGGACCGAATCACAAAGACTTTCGGTCTCCAGTCGATCCTATTCGGCCAATTGGTCCGatccaatttttaaaattatgttaaattCAACTTCTAAGAATATCTCCCAtattaattgtaattttattttattttgattcttaCAAGAATATTTGTGAAATTATATcataaatagtaatttaaaattaaaaaaaaaattaatatttaatattaattcaattaaaattttatactattttaaattattttatcaatataattatataagtgataaaattttattaattctctATTAAAAAGATACTATATCTTTAAGGTGATACTGATTTCATAAATCAACTCTAATATAaatatcaattttaaattaatttattttttaaaaatattaaaagtgatACTTTAAAAATACTCCGTTAAAAATGCTTTAAGTACTTGCTAAAATTTTGGATATCAAtagagttttttcttttttttaaatgtttacattttttaaattttaatctttcattttggATCATCTCAAAAAAATAAGTTAGGGACttgcagaaagaaaaaaagaagttaGTGAATGTAAATGTGATTGGATAACTTTTTTAATCCCCTTTATATCTTGGAAATAATATCCTACTTTATTTAttcacaaaataataaaaatataattcttaTTTTTTGAGGGCTGAAACAAAATATACATTCTACCCTAACTCATTATCTTTTTACCAACATATATAGAGTAACTTCTTTGGAGCTTGGTCAGTTTTTGGGaaacataatatttattatatacttaaaaattaatttaggaAGTAGGAACATGTAATGACCACCATAACATGGACTTATTACAAAAGTAACATTTCATTCGTTttgattaaatattaaatttgtatATATAGTTGCAAGCATTATTAAAAGCATCTATATCAGTGGATCCCCTAACAACAGTGTCAACCAAGATGTTTCTTGTGAGCTTCGACATAGACAaggataaaagaaaagaaagaaacgagCATTATTCCCAAGTACTCATTTCCACACAACTAAATTTTCTTCTTAAAAGCTATtacaatcttagaaaacacagCTGAAATTAATTATGCTGTTGCAGCAGGAAGTGAAGCCTTCATCATGGCTTGGAATCTTGGCTCCTTTGCCTGAAACTTGAGTGCAGCATAGAGCTTCATGTAGTCCTCAAACACAAACTTTGGGTATTGTTggtttcctcctccttcttctgcCTTTTGTTCCAACAATGATGGTGCAGGGTATATCACAGCATCACTTCCAGGGTTGTAGAATGATGCTATGGACATCCTTGTCCCATTTGTTTGTGTTATCACACGGTGCTCCACACTCTTGTATTTTCCATTTGTGATCACCTATGTAATTTCACCATAATTATTCATGTTGGATAAGGTTATTACAAGAACAATCACCTTAATTGATATAAGTAATTAATTTGTGAATGTTAGGCATATAAATATGAGAAAGGTTTTGTTATACCAGTTTATAAACATTATTCTAAGGATTAGTAATAAGAGagttgaaatacctcaatttggtCACCAAGATTAACAACAATGGAGTGGCGCATGGGCGGAACATCCACCCATTTTCCATCCTTGAGAAGCTGGAGGCCGCTGACCTTGTCATCCTGCAAAAGAAGGATGATGCCGCCGGCATCGGTGTGGGCCCGGAGACCCTTAACAAGATCAGGGTTAGGGCATGGAGGGTAGTTAGCAACCTTAGTCCCAAAAGAAGGACCTCTTGATCCAGAAAAAGCATTTTTGAGATAGCCCTTTTCTAATCCAAGATTGTCACACAAAAGATCAAGCAGCTGCTCTGCAAGAATCTCCAGCTTCACTGCAAACTCCTTCATTACATCTCTGTACTCATCACTGAGATCAAGAACTTCAGAGATGTTAGATTCCGGAAGATGGCGCAAGAAGAAGGTGCTCTCCCAATCCAATAAGGACTTGCTTGCTGCAAACTCCTTGAACCTCTGCTCCATGCATTTTCTGTAATGTTCTTTGTTTACCCTCTCCACTCTGTCCAATAGCTCCTCTTCTATTCCATGATTCACcaactatatatatacaaaacaCCAATTAATGTATTATTATACTATAAGATGTTAAACAAATCACATTAATCATGAAATATATAAATGAATGTACTTACCTCAAAGAATCCCCAATTCTTACAAGCATCTTCAATTTGATCAAGAATAGCCTTCCTCTCGTTACCATTGACATTCTCTAAGCTAATCACTGGGAAGTTCtccatctctctctctttctcttttgtaTCACTTTGTGTGTTTCGTTAATTAATATGTTTTGAGTATGCAGAATGAGAAAGAAGGAGAGTGCTATTTATAGGAATTATTCTAGGTAGTTAAATTAGTTTTGTATGGTGATGATATGCCTAAATTTTCATAAagtgcatgcatgcatgcatgcttttCAATTAGGCTTGTTGAGACCTGTATGGTTATATCAAAGATCATATCATATGCTAAGTTGCGTCGTTGAATTTTCTTTGAGGCTGCCTCAAAGCACCAAGTTGCAATAGTATTAGTGCATTATTATTCCCCTAAGCTAGTTGGAGTTTCATCACGTGTTTTATTGAAAGGTTGTTGCCACAAGCTAGTTAATACAGTTATAAAATTCAATTCAACCAGGAAGGATCTATTTACCGTTCAATTGTAAAATTTCGTTTGCTTTTAAACATTAAATTTTCAACCTCATTAAGTAAAACTTGTTTACATTTTCGATTGTCCTCTGGCGGCTTATAAAAGTAGTAACTCTTTGGAttaccaattttaaatttttgaatagtTTAATTAACAAGATACTTATGTTAGTTTATTAAAATTGTTGATCGAAAATTGATTTTCGATCTGAAAGGATCAAATCGAAAGATATCGAATATGGTTTTCGAGGAAATGTATTTAGGAGGTTAAGTCTGGGAGTTGCTGACACGGAATTTGTTTTTGAGTTGCTTTGTCGAAATCGAAGAAGTTAAATTGAGGAGGAGATTCGATTTGAAGGAAGATTTTCGAAGATTTAGTCGAGTGGTCAAAAAAGTGAGAAGGTTAGTGAATAATTAATTGTTGTTAATGTAATTTTAATTGACCGTTATGTAAGGGTATGTTATAAATACTAAGGAATTTCAGTGAAAAAGGGTTAGAACTTTTACTCAGAAAAACACTCTAAGCACTCTCACATCCCAGTGTATTCCTGAGTTTGCGATCGAGTTTCCTTTTTCTGTAGGATTCCTTCcaccttctttttattctttttaatttcaatccTGTTtgtattttttcatattttatttaatcttaTTCATTAAGTgttattcatatttatttattttttcttttgaatttagtTTTCAGTATTTTATCATCACCATTTTACATGAAGAAGtcctttattttaaaagaaagtaacttattgttttcttttaatttctttaaattgTTTACAAAACgttaatttctgaattttatttactaatttatgaATTTACTGTATTTTAATCCTTTAAATTTAGTCTAATCgaagacactttgatgcacttatagaaaattggtactcgcacagaggagttggtttcgctcccagaccattagaatcgaaccaccttcaatttgctaaaaatcgacaaaacaaattgACACGCCCAGTGGGACAGTTTTAAATCGAAGTATGTCAAAAGTTACTACTTTCCAGTGTATGCGATTACGAAGTGGGAAGAtcattcacatggctgatgaattgtcaaatgtgaatggtggttccTCCACCAATGATAGCATAACAGTATCCGTACAACAGGCCGACGTGTCTTCACGTTCGGAAGGTGCAATCGGAACTGAAAGTATAGTCGTCACGACTATTCAAACTGGAAATGTTAGACGTAATATTCATCCACGTGGCCCTGCGCCACCGTTTTAACCTCCATTAACCGCTAGTTGGCCCCCTTATGGCTTGCCTGTTGGTTATACCCCACCGGTGGGTGGGTTTGTCCCACCTATTCGATTTGGGAATGTAAGTGGAGTAAATATTATGCAAAACCCACAACAACACTCTGAGTATTCTCGTGAGTATCATGTGGGCTCCACTTCGAATGCTGCGAGTTCAATGGCAGCGTATCGACAACAAGTGGAGGAAAGTCACCATGACTTGGTTAATTTATTGACTCAGCAAATGACTACAATTCTGAATCCTATGATGGCTGATCATGAATCAAGATTCGAGCGTCTTGCTAGACAAGTCGAGAGGATTGCTCGAATCGTCGATTATGATGACGGTGAAAGGCATAATGCTCGAGGAACTAATGAGGGGatggaaaatatttttcaaaataaaaatcatgttccaaatcaAGAAAACCCTCGCATAGTTCATCGACATGAGAATGCTGATAATGTTTTACATGGTTTGCGTGGTGATCGTTATTAGGTCACCCGAATTGTAGAAGAAGTGTTAAATTGGGTCGGATTGAATGTTGGTTTTATGAATCAGCCACATTTTGTTTCGGCTTTTTCCCAAGTAGTTCAAATGGCTGAAGTGCCAAGAGGGGTAAAGAATCCGAAAATAACTTCAAAATTTGCTAGAGAAGTTGGAGAATCAACAACTGAACATGTTGCTCGATATCTGATCGAGATTGGAAATTTagcaaatgatgaaaatttgaaaatgaaattttttccGTCGTCATTGACGAAGAATGCATTTACATGGTTTTCGAATCTTAGACCAAATTCGATTACAACATGGAATCAGTAGGAAACTGCTTTTCACGCTCAATTTTATCGAGGGAAATGAATGTAGCAGTTACCGATTTAGTAGCTTTGAAACGTGAAGATGGTGAAACCATTGATGATTATTTAATATGTTTCAAAAATTCTAGAAGTAGGTGCTATGTCACATTGCCTGAGAATGAAATAGTGAAAATAGCAACTATAGGGTTAGGATTCTATATGCGCAGAAAGTTGCTTAATGTGCATATTCCTGATTTGGCTCATTTGGCCGAAAAGGTTTGGCAAACTGAgttaatgaaaaaggaaaaagaaaaacacagaACCGAACAGAGGTCGAAAAGTAAACCATTTATTCGAAAGGAGAAAGTTGCTTATGTAACTATGGAGTCCTCAGAGGaggaaatcaattttgaaacagAAGTCGATTTGGATAAACTTAAGAAAGGCCCTCCATATGTTTGTTCTTTGTTGAAAAAACTTCCTAGTAgtgaaaagtcgaatgattcaaaatttaaaagtggaAAGAAATATAGTTTCGATATCTCCAAATATGATCAAATTtttgatgtgttgcttaaagatagaCAATTGGTTTTGCCTGAGGGTAGAACTTTACTTTCCTTGAAGGATTTGAAAGGAAAACCTCATTGTAAATTCCATCAAGTAACAAGTCATTCGACTAACAGTTGTGTTCATTTCAGGGATTTGATTTAGGAGGCAATAATGGAAGGACGTTTGAAATTTGATGATGGCAAAAAGGAAATTAAGGTCGATGTAGATCCTTTCGAAACTGATGCCAGTTATGTGGAACCCTGCTTTGAAGTGAATACGGTGGGGATGTCTTATGATTTTGATGTGGCTCTTGATGATTTCGTGTCACAAGTAAGAGTTGTGTACCCCAAAACAGGGGATGGTTTGTTGGACTTCTTGGTTCAGCAAAAAATCAAAGACCGGGACGTATCGCTGTGTC is a window from the Arachis hypogaea cultivar Tifrunner chromosome 17, arahy.Tifrunner.gnm2.J5K5, whole genome shotgun sequence genome containing:
- the LOC112764099 gene encoding vacuolar protein sorting-associated protein 29 encodes the protein MVLVLALGDLHIPHRAPDLPAKFKSMLVPGKIQHIICTGNLCIKEVHDYLKTLCPDLHITRGEYDEDTRYPETKTLTIGQFKLGLCHGHQVIPWGDLDSLAMLQRQLDVDILVTGHTHQFTAYKHEGGVVINPGSATGAYSSITYDVNPSFVLMDIDGLRVVVYVYELIDGEVKVDKIDFKKTASTHTAH
- the LOC112764097 gene encoding 1-aminocyclopropane-1-carboxylate oxidase; the encoded protein is MENFPVISLENVNGNERKAILDQIEDACKNWGFFELVNHGIEEELLDRVERVNKEHYRKCMEQRFKEFAASKSLLDWESTFFLRHLPESNISEVLDLSDEYRDVMKEFAVKLEILAEQLLDLLCDNLGLEKGYLKNAFSGSRGPSFGTKVANYPPCPNPDLVKGLRAHTDAGGIILLLQDDKVSGLQLLKDGKWVDVPPMRHSIVVNLGDQIEVITNGKYKSVEHRVITQTNGTRMSIASFYNPGSDAVIYPAPSLLEQKAEEGGGNQQYPKFVFEDYMKLYAALKFQAKEPRFQAMMKASLPAATA